A portion of the Pseudomonas koreensis genome contains these proteins:
- a CDS encoding tyrosine-protein phosphatase: MFQRLLCSLSVLSLSIAAANAAEPVALDTPRLSGIDNFRDIAGITTAYSTTHDGTMRSGVFYRSNALTPSAADLATLNGLGIKAIYDLRTPSEIAATPDTMITGAAYRNIDIIGSTASGADITHISFHSAAEAVAMMEQTNRAFVSDAGMRGQFGQLFNELASVDAAQLFHCTAGKDRTGWTAAVLQSIAGVDEATIMANYLATNDYTAARVAATLKALPPSMAAVYEPLLGVQASYLQAGLDQVAAEYGSMDNYLKQGLGLSQETIYVLRGKLVEYNSLPGQAGMIGNAAAGAELLRQLQNSELSGTYSAYNYYLQSAIDAGTLGGVETQVGGQVHADAASYLLRQNAMIEQATAAFASGSGLKVGQYRLWSTALASYLGTDGSAHADSSNEHSQGLMLGITQRFSEQLSARGGFGYSKGSVGGAGGEADTDFTFLNLGARYGLTSLERGVFVDANVSAGYVDYDSKRELGGGLGAAKGDSHGNLTGATLALGYRLPLSGVILEPSLGFRVSHLDLQGFKEKGSELALDVDGIEQTRRSAVANLDVSFAPVAVGAWQLVPGVRVGYERALGDQHVDSEGHLLGLDIEQRAAFDNRDQFSGGVNLMANLGALSVGAEIGANGGGDSHGFNGGLKASYAF; this comes from the coding sequence GTGTTCCAACGTCTTCTGTGTTCGTTGTCCGTTCTGAGCCTGTCCATCGCCGCTGCCAATGCGGCCGAGCCAGTCGCGCTGGACACGCCGCGCTTGTCCGGCATCGATAATTTCCGCGACATTGCCGGCATCACTACCGCCTATTCCACGACCCACGACGGGACCATGCGCAGCGGTGTGTTCTACCGCTCCAACGCATTGACGCCGTCGGCGGCGGATCTGGCGACGCTCAATGGTCTGGGCATCAAAGCCATCTACGACTTGCGCACCCCCAGCGAAATTGCCGCTACGCCGGACACGATGATCACGGGGGCGGCTTATCGCAATATCGACATCATCGGCAGCACCGCCTCCGGTGCGGACATCACCCACATCTCGTTCCACAGCGCCGCGGAAGCCGTGGCGATGATGGAACAGACCAACCGTGCGTTCGTCAGCGATGCCGGGATGCGTGGGCAGTTCGGCCAGTTGTTCAATGAGCTGGCGAGTGTCGACGCCGCGCAGTTGTTCCACTGCACCGCTGGCAAGGATCGCACCGGCTGGACTGCCGCTGTATTGCAGAGCATCGCTGGTGTCGATGAGGCGACGATCATGGCCAACTATCTGGCGACCAACGACTACACCGCGGCCCGTGTCGCCGCGACTCTGAAAGCCTTGCCGCCGAGCATGGCCGCCGTGTACGAGCCGCTGCTCGGCGTGCAGGCCAGCTACTTGCAGGCCGGCCTCGATCAGGTCGCCGCCGAGTACGGCAGCATGGACAACTACCTCAAGCAGGGCCTCGGTCTGTCGCAGGAAACCATCTATGTGCTGCGCGGCAAACTGGTCGAGTACAACAGCTTGCCGGGGCAGGCCGGGATGATCGGCAATGCCGCCGCTGGTGCCGAGTTGCTGCGGCAGTTGCAGAACAGCGAGCTGTCCGGCACCTACAGCGCCTACAACTATTACCTGCAATCGGCGATCGACGCCGGCACCTTGGGCGGTGTCGAAACGCAAGTCGGCGGTCAGGTGCATGCGGATGCGGCCAGCTATCTCTTGCGGCAGAACGCGATGATCGAACAAGCCACCGCAGCGTTCGCCAGCGGCAGCGGTTTGAAGGTGGGCCAATACCGCCTCTGGAGCACCGCGCTCGCCAGCTACCTCGGCACCGACGGCTCGGCCCATGCCGACAGCAGCAACGAACACAGCCAGGGCCTGATGCTCGGCATCACTCAGCGCTTTAGCGAACAACTCAGCGCTCGCGGCGGTTTCGGTTACAGCAAGGGCAGCGTCGGCGGGGCGGGTGGCGAGGCCGATACTGATTTCACCTTCCTCAATCTCGGTGCGCGTTACGGCTTGACCAGCCTTGAGCGTGGCGTGTTTGTCGACGCCAACGTCAGCGCCGGTTACGTCGACTACGACAGCAAACGCGAGCTAGGTGGTGGCCTCGGCGCGGCGAAGGGCGATAGCCACGGTAATCTCACCGGCGCGACACTTGCGCTGGGTTATCGCCTGCCGCTCAGCGGCGTGATTCTTGAACCGAGCCTGGGCTTTCGCGTCAGTCATCTCGACTTGCAAGGTTTCAAAGAGAAGGGCAGTGAGCTGGCGCTCGACGTCGACGGCATCGAGCAGACCCGCCGCAGCGCGGTGGCCAATCTCGATGTGTCATTCGCTCCGGTGGCGGTGGGTGCGTGGCAGCTGGTGCCAGGCGTACGCGTGGGGTACGAGCGTGCGCTCGGCGATCAGCACGTCGACAGCGAAGGCCACCTGCTGGGGCTGGATATCGAGCAGCGCGCGGCGTTCGATAACCGCGATCAGTTCAGCGGCGGCGTTAATTTGATGGCCAACCTCGGCGCCCTGAGTGTGGGCGCTGAGATTGGCGCCAACGGTGGCGGTGATAGCCACGGTTTCAATGGCGGGCTCAAGGCCAGTTACGCGTTTTGA
- a CDS encoding sigma-70 family RNA polymerase sigma factor — protein sequence MRSDETLGTADPGLLYRTHYSWLQGWLIRRIGCRDNAADLAQDTFVRVLKARQSSPLREPRAYLSSIARGLMIDQYRRRELERAYLESITLLPQHEVPSEESRLMILDALERIDRMLDMLKPRVRQAFLFARLDGLTCAQIAEKLGVSRATVERDLATALQHCYRLRYVES from the coding sequence ATGCGTAGCGACGAAACACTAGGTACCGCAGATCCAGGGCTGCTCTATCGCACCCACTACTCGTGGTTACAGGGCTGGCTGATTCGGCGCATTGGATGTCGCGATAACGCCGCAGATCTGGCGCAGGACACCTTTGTACGAGTGCTCAAGGCCCGTCAGTCCAGCCCCTTGCGCGAACCACGCGCCTATTTGAGCAGCATTGCCCGCGGACTGATGATTGATCAGTATCGTCGTCGCGAACTCGAACGTGCCTATCTGGAAAGCATCACGTTGCTGCCTCAACACGAGGTTCCCTCGGAAGAGAGCCGGCTGATGATTCTTGATGCGCTCGAGCGCATAGACCGCATGCTCGACATGCTCAAACCAAGAGTTCGTCAGGCGTTTTTATTTGCCCGGCTCGACGGTCTGACCTGCGCACAAATAGCCGAAAAACTCGGTGTTTCCCGCGCGACGGTGGAACGCGACCTGGCCACGGCCCTGCAACACTGTTATCGCTTGCGTTATGTCGAGTCGTGA
- a CDS encoding FecR domain-containing protein produces the protein MSSREPQALDPAIVEQAIQWLVRLRFNQADEQTQRTFEHWLQQRPEHVLAWQRVETLGDEFAGVPTQLARQTLEGSNHGMRRRESLKLLGILATVGAAAWLGRDYTPVPAMLAQQRSGTGERRRFQLDDGSLVQLNSDSAVDSDFDAQRRLIILRRGEIIVNVGADQHSPQARPFWVQSRDGIMRAHGSRFLVRERDDGTLVAAQQGSVTVFPGSGQTSASGSAQPGNPLLFTSNGARTFRDNGLDLWAWGDGVISANHMRLGDFIAELSRYRPGVLRCAEEVADRRVSGTFQLADNDQVLALIAQSLRLHVDYRTRYWVTLTAAT, from the coding sequence ATGTCGAGTCGTGAGCCGCAGGCGCTGGATCCGGCCATTGTCGAGCAGGCGATCCAATGGCTGGTGCGCCTGCGCTTCAATCAAGCCGATGAACAGACACAGCGCACTTTTGAGCACTGGCTCCAGCAACGTCCCGAGCATGTTTTGGCGTGGCAGCGTGTGGAAACGCTTGGAGATGAATTCGCAGGCGTACCCACTCAACTGGCCCGACAAACGCTTGAAGGCAGCAACCATGGAATGCGCCGGCGGGAAAGCCTGAAGCTCCTGGGCATATTGGCGACTGTCGGCGCGGCAGCCTGGCTCGGCCGGGACTACACGCCCGTACCCGCGATGCTTGCGCAACAGCGTAGCGGCACCGGCGAACGACGACGCTTCCAGCTCGATGATGGCAGCCTTGTCCAGCTCAATAGCGATAGCGCCGTCGACAGCGATTTCGACGCCCAGCGACGCCTGATCATCCTGCGCCGAGGTGAAATCATCGTGAATGTCGGCGCGGATCAACACTCGCCTCAAGCGCGACCGTTCTGGGTGCAATCCCGAGACGGCATCATGCGCGCCCATGGTTCGCGTTTTCTGGTACGCGAGCGTGACGATGGCACGCTGGTCGCGGCTCAGCAGGGATCAGTCACGGTTTTCCCCGGCTCCGGTCAAACCTCTGCGAGTGGCAGCGCCCAGCCGGGCAATCCTCTGTTGTTCACCTCGAATGGCGCCCGAACGTTCAGGGACAACGGCCTTGATCTATGGGCTTGGGGTGACGGGGTGATCAGTGCGAACCATATGCGCCTTGGTGACTTCATCGCGGAGTTGTCGCGCTATCGTCCCGGGGTATTGCGCTGCGCCGAAGAGGTCGCTGATCGTCGCGTTTCCGGCACCTTCCAGCTCGCTGACAACGATCAGGTCCTGGCATTGATCGCGCAATCACTGCGCTTGCACGTTGATTACCGAACCCGTTATTGGGTGACCCTGACCGCTGCGACCTGA
- a CDS encoding helix-turn-helix transcriptional regulator, with protein sequence MPPIATASTTRQTIILRSDNLTSSDFGALFSRLFGNRYADTPPPPSNIIIGGVYGRHDGVSFRRMHYHGDFSVTLPDPQNEITFVIPTAGKIVFNHGTESIGMSHVGLAIDKADIRSMRFVDDHAHHGISINRQQLTERLSALLENPIVHKIVFEPSVDLNTPAFHGLKALIDLATGNEFDALINSGTLMPSRLREMLIDAVLEAWPHNFTEALRRPAPCVAPRHVKLAMEFIQAHPQQLASGVDLARLSHVSQRALQEGFRRFVGMSIVAYQRQVRLQRAYEALARGHAGSVTEVALRFGFSNVGRFCQYFQSAYGVSPAELKARR encoded by the coding sequence ATGCCGCCAATCGCCACCGCATCCACAACCCGGCAAACAATCATCCTGCGCTCCGACAATCTCACCTCCTCCGACTTCGGCGCGCTTTTCTCCAGGCTCTTCGGCAATCGCTACGCCGACACCCCACCACCGCCGTCCAACATCATCATCGGCGGGGTCTACGGGCGGCACGACGGGGTGAGTTTTCGACGCATGCATTACCACGGCGATTTCAGCGTCACCCTCCCCGATCCGCAGAACGAAATCACCTTCGTCATCCCCACCGCCGGCAAGATCGTTTTCAACCACGGCACCGAATCCATCGGCATGTCGCACGTTGGTCTGGCGATCGACAAGGCGGATATCCGTTCGATGCGGTTTGTCGATGATCACGCGCATCACGGCATTTCGATCAATCGTCAGCAGCTCACCGAGCGTTTGTCGGCGTTGCTGGAGAACCCGATCGTGCACAAGATCGTGTTTGAGCCGAGCGTGGATCTGAATACGCCCGCATTTCATGGCCTCAAGGCATTGATTGATCTGGCGACGGGCAATGAATTCGATGCGCTGATCAACAGCGGCACGCTGATGCCGTCGCGTTTGCGCGAGATGTTGATCGATGCGGTGCTGGAGGCGTGGCCGCACAATTTCACCGAGGCGCTGCGCCGGCCCGCGCCGTGTGTGGCGCCGCGGCATGTGAAGTTGGCAATGGAGTTTATCCAGGCGCATCCGCAGCAGTTGGCCAGTGGCGTGGATCTGGCGCGGTTGAGTCACGTCAGTCAGCGCGCGTTGCAGGAAGGTTTTCGGCGTTTTGTCGGGATGTCGATTGTGGCGTATCAGCGTCAGGTGCGTTTGCAGCGTGCTTATGAGGCCTTGGCGCGGGGGCATGCGGGGTCGGTGACAGAAGTGGCGCTACGTTTTGGCTTCAGCAATGTCGGGCGCTTTTGTCAGTATTTCCAGAGCGCTTACGGCGTCAGCCCGGCGGAGTTGAAAGCCAGGCGTTGA
- a CDS encoding TonB-dependent siderophore receptor → MSSSPVSQRHPLNRAMHAAILGLIVSSYALPSLAQTSSADHSNQVRQWNIAAGPLAPALDRFAREAGISLSFDAPSVANRNTAGVSGTLETSTALSSLLQGSELQIEQQGPNAYLLVPQAKTAGPLELDATDVEDYRLAPLIINAKVRVSADDDTNSVVAKELWVGGKVATSILNTPASVSVVTNKEMQQRSVSTTEEALQYTPGVVSDFYGTDDRNDYFQIRGFQATTYRDGLTLSSMRGVREDPFAYERIEILRGANSTLFGPADPGGSVNFVTKQPRFEKFGQGYVTYGSFDHVETGIDVGDALNDDKTLAGRFTAKGQNSDREYDHSQDDNQLFMGGLTWAPTDYTSATVILDYLKTESSPNSGGYPLDKEYDRSKFYGEPSYNFHDVERTSLSGNVTHDFDNGFVLRSNLRYSKLTDDFGYVYLSDSAARVGTTVDRYLFGTDTDADQFNGNLMLQYDARFENIDSSSLVGVEYLDSTTKESSVYALTTPIDIANPVFTGVSRSITPYAVNKRDATTKAVFLQQNLSFYERFIVTGGVRNDSMDLTSKGLQSTEKDTFSETSYRGALTYIVNDEVSTYVSMVESVSPPQVGVTPQTGRQYEVGVKYAPMGMDALFSAAVYDLTQENVTIAVVLPSGIIEQQTVGESRARGLDLEAKAQVTQNLSLIGGYSYMESEVLRGSLYDGSSLKGNEFSTAPKHSASLWSYYDVPATDVSVGLGARYVGSYYFDAANSGKSDGTTLFDAAFNYKIAKGTDLAVNVSNLLDEQHVVGSGTANFYNPGREITAKVSYNW, encoded by the coding sequence ATGAGTTCGTCCCCGGTTTCACAGCGCCATCCATTGAATCGTGCCATGCACGCTGCGATTTTGGGTTTGATCGTGAGCAGCTACGCATTGCCATCGCTGGCGCAAACCTCGAGCGCTGACCACAGCAATCAGGTCAGGCAGTGGAACATCGCAGCCGGCCCGCTGGCGCCGGCGCTCGACCGCTTTGCGCGAGAGGCCGGGATCAGTCTTTCCTTCGACGCGCCGAGTGTTGCGAACCGCAACACTGCTGGCGTGAGTGGCACGCTCGAGACTTCGACAGCGCTGTCATCGTTGCTGCAGGGGAGCGAATTGCAGATCGAACAGCAAGGCCCGAATGCTTATCTGCTGGTCCCTCAAGCGAAGACCGCCGGCCCGCTGGAACTCGATGCAACAGATGTCGAGGATTATCGCCTCGCACCCCTCATCATCAATGCCAAGGTCAGGGTCAGTGCCGACGACGACACCAACTCGGTGGTGGCCAAGGAGCTCTGGGTTGGCGGCAAGGTGGCCACCAGCATTCTCAATACGCCGGCATCGGTATCGGTGGTGACCAACAAGGAAATGCAACAGCGCAGCGTCAGCACCACGGAAGAGGCGCTGCAGTACACACCCGGCGTGGTCAGTGATTTCTATGGGACGGATGACCGCAACGACTATTTCCAGATCCGCGGCTTCCAGGCCACCACCTACCGTGACGGCTTGACCCTGAGTTCGATGCGCGGCGTGCGCGAAGATCCATTCGCCTATGAGCGCATCGAGATTCTGCGTGGCGCCAACTCCACGCTATTTGGCCCCGCGGACCCGGGCGGTTCGGTGAACTTCGTGACCAAACAACCGCGCTTCGAGAAGTTTGGCCAAGGCTATGTCACTTACGGTTCGTTCGACCATGTCGAGACAGGTATCGATGTCGGTGATGCGCTGAACGACGACAAAACCCTGGCTGGCCGCTTCACGGCCAAAGGGCAAAACAGCGATCGCGAGTACGATCACTCACAGGATGACAACCAGTTGTTTATGGGTGGTCTCACCTGGGCCCCGACCGATTACACGTCGGCCACGGTGATCCTCGACTACCTGAAAACCGAAAGCTCGCCCAACAGTGGCGGCTATCCGCTCGACAAGGAATACGACCGCAGCAAGTTTTACGGTGAGCCCAGCTACAACTTCCACGATGTCGAGCGCACCAGCCTCAGCGGTAACGTCACCCATGACTTCGACAACGGCTTCGTACTGCGCAGCAATCTGCGTTACAGCAAGCTGACCGATGATTTTGGCTACGTGTACCTCAGCGACAGCGCCGCCCGTGTCGGTACTACTGTCGATCGATACCTGTTTGGCACGGACACTGACGCCGACCAGTTCAACGGCAATCTGATGCTGCAATACGATGCCCGTTTCGAAAACATCGACAGCAGCAGCCTGGTGGGCGTGGAGTACCTCGATTCGACCACCAAGGAAAGCTCGGTCTACGCCCTGACGACGCCGATCGACATCGCCAATCCCGTGTTTACCGGCGTTTCACGCTCGATCACGCCGTACGCCGTCAACAAGCGAGACGCGACTACCAAGGCCGTATTCCTGCAGCAGAACCTGTCGTTCTACGAGCGGTTTATCGTCACCGGGGGTGTGCGCAACGACTCGATGGACCTGACCAGCAAAGGCTTGCAATCCACCGAGAAAGACACCTTCTCCGAGACTTCTTACCGAGGTGCGTTGACCTATATTGTCAACGATGAAGTCTCCACCTACGTGAGCATGGTGGAATCGGTATCGCCGCCGCAGGTTGGCGTGACACCGCAGACAGGCAGGCAGTACGAGGTGGGCGTGAAGTATGCGCCGATGGGGATGGACGCACTGTTCTCCGCAGCCGTGTATGACCTGACTCAGGAAAACGTCACCATCGCCGTGGTACTACCGAGCGGCATCATCGAGCAGCAGACGGTGGGCGAATCGCGGGCGCGTGGCCTCGACCTGGAGGCCAAGGCGCAGGTGACGCAAAACCTCAGCCTGATCGGTGGCTATTCCTATATGGAGTCAGAGGTACTGCGCGGTTCGTTGTACGACGGTAGCTCCCTCAAGGGTAACGAGTTCTCCACGGCGCCCAAGCATTCCGCTTCGCTCTGGAGTTACTACGATGTGCCCGCCACTGATGTCAGCGTGGGCCTGGGTGCACGCTACGTCGGCTCGTATTACTTCGATGCAGCGAACTCCGGCAAAAGCGACGGCACCACGCTGTTCGACGCCGCTTTCAACTACAAGATCGCCAAGGGCACCGACCTCGCAGTGAACGTCAGCAACCTGCTGGATGAGCAGCACGTGGTCGGCTCCGGCACAGCGAACTTCTACAACCCGGGTCGCGAGATTACCGCCAAAGTGAGTTACAACTGGTAA
- a CDS encoding mechanosensitive ion channel family protein — protein sequence MTEDFIGFFTTHTILGISLANWVLAFLAATLSYLLTTTAIRFVFRKVQARASAGNGHLTYMASEVLAATSTTLLLLASILVGIGLLDLPERWLGRVSSLWFVVAALQVGLWTNRALALGLHRYFSRHNATGTFQASALATLSLWGVKVLLWAVILLAMLSNLGVNITAFVASLGVGGIAVALAVQNILGDVFASLSIAVDKPFEVGDFIVVGTLAGTVEHVGLKTTRIRSLGGEQIVMANADMIGSTIQNYKRLQERRVVFEFRLTYECTTEQIRQITQRVESIIKNEKQARFDRCHFRSFGESALEFETVYIVLDASYNVYMDVQQRINLAIMEAVAELDATFAFPARTVHVASLPEPTAPPARTQQSSRAQHA from the coding sequence ATGACCGAGGATTTCATCGGCTTTTTCACGACGCACACAATTCTGGGAATTTCACTGGCGAACTGGGTCCTGGCGTTCCTCGCCGCGACGCTCAGTTATCTGCTGACCACCACGGCGATCCGTTTCGTTTTCCGCAAGGTGCAGGCGCGGGCCAGCGCCGGCAATGGGCATCTGACGTACATGGCCAGCGAAGTGCTGGCGGCGACCAGCACCACGTTGCTGCTGTTGGCCTCGATCCTGGTCGGCATCGGGTTGCTGGATTTGCCCGAGCGCTGGCTCGGGCGCGTGAGCAGTTTGTGGTTTGTCGTCGCAGCGTTGCAGGTTGGCCTATGGACCAACCGCGCGCTGGCACTGGGGCTGCATCGCTATTTCTCGCGGCACAACGCGACCGGCACCTTTCAAGCGAGTGCCTTGGCGACCCTGAGCCTGTGGGGCGTCAAGGTGTTGCTGTGGGCAGTGATTCTGTTGGCAATGCTGTCGAACCTTGGCGTCAACATCACTGCGTTTGTCGCCAGCCTTGGTGTCGGCGGTATCGCCGTGGCGCTGGCGGTGCAGAACATTCTTGGCGACGTGTTCGCCTCGCTGTCGATTGCCGTCGACAAGCCGTTTGAGGTGGGCGATTTCATCGTCGTCGGCACGCTGGCCGGTACGGTCGAGCACGTCGGCCTGAAGACTACGCGCATCCGTAGTCTCGGCGGCGAGCAGATTGTCATGGCCAACGCCGACATGATCGGCAGCACCATCCAGAACTACAAGCGCTTGCAGGAGCGTCGGGTGGTGTTCGAGTTTCGCCTGACTTACGAGTGCACCACCGAACAGATTCGCCAGATCACTCAACGGGTAGAAAGCATTATTAAAAACGAAAAACAGGCGCGCTTCGACCGCTGCCATTTCCGCAGTTTTGGTGAAAGCGCGCTGGAATTCGAGACGGTGTACATCGTTCTGGACGCCAGCTACAACGTCTACATGGACGTGCAGCAACGGATCAATCTGGCGATCATGGAAGCGGTGGCCGAGCTGGATGCGACGTTCGCCTTCCCGGCGCGCACCGTGCATGTCGCCTCGCTGCCCGAGCCCACCGCGCCGCCGGCACGCACGCAGCAGTCATCGCGTGCGCAGCATGCTTGA
- a CDS encoding methyltransferase domain-containing protein, translating to MPLNRLDFTTRLLIDAGVGKGMRILDVGCGSGDVCLLLCDLVEDGEVIGVDHDAAAIAIARQRTAGHAHPSLTFLKADLQELPDSVGTFDAIVGRRVLMYQKDAVATIRALSKCLRAGGIMVFQEHDTTLAPASVEPFPLHERAQRWLQQMLAREGADLHIGFNLHGIFTQAGLTVESVRAECLVQTPDAPYSLGAIVRACLPRIIALGVASAEEVEIETLQARLDQERSGSSGVYVGDVMFGSWARKI from the coding sequence ATGCCGCTCAACCGACTCGACTTCACCACACGCTTGCTGATCGACGCGGGCGTCGGCAAAGGGATGCGCATCCTCGACGTTGGCTGCGGTTCGGGTGATGTTTGTTTGCTGCTGTGTGATCTAGTGGAAGACGGGGAGGTCATCGGAGTCGATCACGACGCCGCTGCCATTGCCATTGCTCGCCAGCGCACCGCAGGACATGCGCATCCTTCACTGACATTTCTCAAGGCCGACCTCCAGGAATTGCCAGACTCTGTCGGCACTTTTGACGCCATCGTCGGCAGGCGCGTTCTGATGTATCAGAAGGATGCGGTGGCGACGATCCGAGCACTGTCCAAGTGTCTGCGTGCCGGCGGAATCATGGTCTTCCAGGAACACGATACGACGCTGGCGCCTGCCAGCGTCGAACCTTTCCCTTTGCATGAAAGAGCGCAACGCTGGTTACAGCAAATGCTCGCTCGCGAAGGAGCGGATTTGCACATCGGTTTTAACCTGCACGGCATTTTCACCCAGGCAGGCTTGACCGTCGAAAGCGTACGCGCCGAGTGCCTGGTACAAACGCCTGATGCGCCCTACAGCCTTGGCGCCATTGTTCGGGCATGCTTGCCGCGAATCATTGCGTTAGGGGTGGCCAGTGCAGAAGAGGTCGAAATTGAAACGTTGCAGGCGCGTCTGGATCAGGAGCGTTCAGGCTCTTCAGGCGTCTATGTTGGGGATGTGATGTTTGGGAGTTGGGCTCGGAAGATTTGA